In Streptomyces qaidamensis, one DNA window encodes the following:
- a CDS encoding acyl carrier protein, translating into MNMNRADALDMVRESISSVIPEADVTALRPDDAFRDVLEMDSLDFLSFVEVLSERSGVRIDDEDTTRLTTLADSADFLVAHTR; encoded by the coding sequence ATGAACATGAACCGGGCCGATGCACTGGACATGGTCAGGGAATCGATCTCCTCCGTCATCCCGGAGGCCGACGTCACCGCTCTTCGGCCCGACGACGCGTTCCGCGACGTTCTCGAGATGGACTCGCTGGACTTCCTGAGTTTCGTCGAGGTCCTCAGCGAACGGTCCGGTGTCCGCATCGACGACGAGGACACGACCCGGCTCACCACCCTGGCCGACAGCGCCGACTTCCTCGTCGCCCACACCCGGTGA
- a CDS encoding PP2C family protein-serine/threonine phosphatase — MPRKPNQPEPLDVPRRLRLGAELEVIAEQLKSLAKAQDRLHDLYEAVIGREVDLSVVLQLIVDTAMELVGARYGALGVLGENGRYLDRFIPAGLSEQERADLAGVEFPHGRGLLGRLITHPEPLRVDDISAHPDSAGFPPGHPPMRTLLGATISTRGKIYGDLYVAERRDGQPFDVHDEALITALAGAAGLAIDDARLYEQTRLDAEHFQRLLLPRLPDLRPFSAAADYRPATTPGHIGGDWYDALLVPDHACAAVIGDVVGHDLQAAAAMAQIRNMLRALLYDQRTPPSTVLAHLDRALAAITDDPVTTACLARIEPVQPDAWTLRWSTAGHPPPLLLTPDHPVGYLHADPDLPLGVDTAQPRNDHTHPLPASSTLVFFTDGLVEHPAYPIDTGLGRLAALATEHAALPLQEFVQALADHHPSDGHDDMAILALRTPRA; from the coding sequence ATGCCAAGGAAACCCAACCAGCCCGAGCCGTTGGACGTCCCCCGGCGTCTGCGTCTGGGCGCCGAGCTGGAGGTGATCGCCGAGCAGCTCAAGTCGCTGGCCAAAGCGCAAGACCGGTTGCATGACCTGTACGAGGCGGTCATCGGCCGGGAGGTGGACTTGTCCGTCGTGCTGCAACTGATCGTCGATACCGCGATGGAGCTGGTCGGCGCCCGCTATGGCGCGCTGGGCGTGCTCGGTGAGAACGGCAGATACCTCGATCGATTCATTCCGGCCGGCCTGTCCGAGCAGGAGCGGGCAGACCTGGCCGGGGTGGAGTTCCCGCACGGCCGCGGCTTGCTGGGCCGCTTGATCACCCACCCGGAACCGCTGCGGGTCGACGACATCTCCGCCCATCCGGACTCGGCCGGCTTCCCGCCCGGCCATCCGCCGATGCGCACCCTGCTCGGTGCCACGATCAGCACCCGCGGGAAAATCTACGGGGACCTCTACGTTGCCGAGCGGCGCGACGGGCAGCCCTTCGACGTCCACGACGAAGCCCTCATCACCGCACTCGCCGGCGCCGCGGGCCTGGCCATCGACGACGCCCGTCTCTACGAGCAGACCCGCCTCGACGCCGAACATTTCCAACGACTCCTCCTGCCTCGCCTGCCCGACCTGCGCCCCTTCAGCGCCGCGGCGGACTATCGCCCCGCCACCACACCGGGCCACATCGGCGGAGACTGGTACGACGCCCTCCTGGTGCCCGACCACGCCTGCGCCGCAGTCATCGGCGACGTCGTCGGCCACGACCTGCAGGCCGCGGCGGCCATGGCCCAGATCCGCAACATGCTGCGCGCCCTCCTCTACGACCAGCGCACCCCGCCCAGCACCGTCCTCGCGCACCTCGACCGGGCCCTCGCCGCGATCACCGACGATCCCGTCACCACCGCCTGCCTCGCCCGCATCGAACCTGTCCAGCCGGACGCCTGGACGCTGCGCTGGAGCACCGCCGGTCATCCTCCGCCCCTGCTGCTCACCCCCGACCACCCAGTCGGCTATCTGCACGCCGACCCAGACCTGCCGCTCGGCGTCGACACCGCCCAACCGCGCAACGACCACACCCACCCCCTGCCGGCAAGCTCCACCCTGGTCTTCTTCACGGACGGGCTCGTCGAGCACCCCGCGTACCCCATCGACACCGGACTGGGGCGCCTGGCCGCCCTCGCCACCGAGCACGCCGCCCTGCCCCTGCAGGAGTTCGTCCAAGCGCTGGCAGACCACCACCCCAGCGACGGCCACGACGACATGGCCATCCTTGCTCTTCGCACCCCGCGCGCCTGA
- a CDS encoding CBS domain-containing protein produces MSDFEHRSAEKEARRSTPGRPWTAQEEPRQDALRRYLAAVAAAASARSAEEPESGGERSETLATAAPEPPAGEPATLRVRDVMQVPAASVHGDLPFLDVAHTLAREQVSAVPVVDADDHVIGVVSESDLLAKAAVMAEPHRHGPVGRLRQHRLYDKSHGDTAATLMTFPPVTVHPAEPVADAAWTAAHSRLKRLPVTDHRGRLVGVVSRRELLRALIRDDAEIRAEVESLVAQHLLDPSAVEVAVESGVVTMAGRLDKALVPELLASVRDIDDVVDVIDETEAD; encoded by the coding sequence GTGAGCGACTTCGAGCACCGCTCCGCGGAGAAGGAAGCGCGCCGAAGCACGCCGGGCCGCCCCTGGACAGCTCAGGAGGAACCGCGTCAGGACGCGCTGCGCCGCTACCTCGCGGCTGTCGCCGCCGCCGCGTCGGCGAGGAGCGCCGAGGAGCCCGAGTCCGGCGGGGAGAGGTCCGAGACGCTCGCCACTGCCGCACCCGAGCCCCCCGCCGGGGAACCAGCCACCCTGCGCGTGCGGGACGTCATGCAGGTGCCGGCGGCTTCCGTCCACGGCGACCTGCCATTCCTGGACGTGGCTCACACACTCGCCCGCGAGCAGGTGAGCGCCGTACCGGTGGTCGACGCGGACGACCACGTGATCGGCGTCGTCTCGGAGTCCGATCTGCTGGCCAAGGCAGCCGTCATGGCGGAACCGCACCGGCACGGACCTGTCGGCAGGCTGCGGCAGCACCGCCTGTACGACAAGAGCCACGGCGACACCGCGGCCACGTTGATGACCTTTCCGCCGGTCACCGTCCATCCGGCGGAGCCCGTGGCGGACGCCGCGTGGACCGCCGCCCACTCACGGTTGAAGCGGCTCCCCGTGACCGACCATCGTGGTCGGCTGGTCGGCGTGGTGAGCCGGCGCGAGCTGCTGCGGGCCCTGATCCGTGACGACGCCGAGATCCGGGCCGAGGTCGAGTCCCTGGTCGCTCAGCATCTGCTGGATCCGAGCGCTGTCGAGGTCGCCGTGGAGAGCGGGGTGGTGACGATGGCGGGGCGACTGGACAAGGCCCTTGTCCCGGAGCTGCTGGCATCGGTGCGGGACATCGACGACGTGGTCGATGTGATCGACGAGACGGAAGCCGACTGA
- a CDS encoding V-type ATPase subunit encodes MSAGWVAGVTRARALRTRCLGGEGIREVAASPTLDDALRYLAATPYRHATAGATPAEAQRAVSATLLWHLRVLAGWQPATGADAIRALAAGFEISNAEHHVRALAADPRARGTPGPHVPPYRLGALATAWTRLARARTPSELRNALAASVWGDPGGESSASVATGMRVSAALRLATAVPDAARWAAARLALLFAREVFVVGRRMPDVSARRSARLLGPRAVSAGSYVDFRQALPATARWLLEGVDEAADLWRAEAWWWKAVEQDGRELLRRSHFGPQPVVGAVAVLSADAWRTRGALELAARGGGPGDWPAEVLDAPG; translated from the coding sequence ATGAGCGCCGGATGGGTGGCCGGTGTGACTCGGGCACGCGCCCTGCGGACCAGGTGCCTCGGGGGCGAGGGCATCAGGGAGGTGGCCGCGTCCCCCACCCTCGATGACGCCTTGCGCTACCTGGCGGCCACCCCCTACCGGCACGCCACCGCCGGTGCCACGCCGGCCGAAGCCCAGAGGGCGGTCTCGGCGACACTGCTGTGGCATCTGCGGGTCCTCGCCGGCTGGCAACCGGCCACCGGCGCGGACGCCATCCGGGCACTCGCGGCGGGATTCGAGATCTCCAACGCCGAACACCATGTGAGGGCCCTCGCGGCCGACCCTCGTGCGCGAGGCACCCCAGGCCCCCATGTACCGCCCTACCGTCTGGGCGCGCTGGCGACCGCCTGGACGCGGCTCGCCCGCGCCCGTACGCCGTCGGAGCTGCGCAACGCACTGGCGGCCTCCGTCTGGGGCGACCCCGGGGGCGAGTCCTCGGCCTCGGTCGCCACCGGTATGCGGGTCTCCGCAGCCCTACGGCTGGCCACCGCCGTTCCCGACGCGGCGCGGTGGGCGGCGGCCCGGCTCGCCCTGCTGTTCGCCCGCGAGGTGTTCGTCGTCGGCCGCCGGATGCCGGACGTTTCCGCCCGCCGGTCGGCCCGTCTGCTCGGCCCGCGGGCGGTGAGCGCGGGATCGTACGTCGACTTCCGGCAGGCGCTGCCGGCCACCGCGAGGTGGCTGCTGGAGGGCGTCGACGAAGCGGCTGACCTGTGGCGGGCCGAGGCGTGGTGGTGGAAGGCGGTCGAGCAGGACGGCAGGGAACTGCTGCGCCGGTCCCACTTCGGCCCCCAGCCGGTGGTGGGGGCCGTGGCCGTGCTGTCCGCCGACGCCTGGCGAACTCGCGGCGCGCTGGAACTGGCCGCCCGGGGCGGCGGCCCCGGGGACTGGCCGGCGGAGGTGCTCGATGCTCCGGGCTGA
- a CDS encoding V-type ATPase 116kDa subunit family protein: MLRAETAIPVRMRRVAIVAPEKALRESLVRIAEAGCVEIDLAGDGGPDIRGPAATRLTQLRAEPAHPALGEAPPDLDALEREGRTDLLAGEAELEERLGSAVRHGAVAALAGWCPEAEVGATAARIAGAGGALVPLRAPRGVDPPTLLTGADAVPPGPAATTVRRSFTPLVTTYGTVPYADLDPTMAAGIVYVVMFGLMFGDAGHGLLLVAVALLLRAGRPRRVAALRPLWPFVAGAGLTATLAGVAYGEFFGPTGVLPVLWLEPLEEPMRLLAVAVGLGAVLLAIAYAAGIVNRWREGGPSAALYATTGIAGAALYLGLAIVAGCVWLGLALYGVVGAVIAAVGLALAGVGLFATTAGGPGGAVQTGIQLFDAVVRIGSNVVSFARLAAFGLTHAALGAIVWDGTTALAGRGPVAVVAAVLVFLLGNALAFCLEALVAGVQALRLEFYELFSRLFEGEGRPFRPWHLPVEHGPGSATAAGPPTAAGAVRQGPAREEKS; the protein is encoded by the coding sequence ATGCTCCGGGCTGAGACCGCGATCCCGGTCCGCATGCGCAGGGTGGCCATCGTGGCCCCCGAGAAGGCGCTGCGGGAGAGCCTGGTGCGGATCGCCGAGGCGGGCTGTGTGGAGATCGACCTGGCCGGGGATGGCGGGCCCGACATCCGTGGACCGGCCGCGACGCGCCTGACGCAGCTGCGCGCCGAGCCGGCCCATCCCGCTCTCGGCGAGGCTCCTCCCGACCTGGATGCCCTGGAGCGCGAGGGCCGCACGGACCTGTTGGCGGGTGAGGCGGAGTTGGAGGAACGGCTCGGCAGCGCGGTCCGGCACGGAGCGGTCGCGGCACTGGCCGGCTGGTGTCCCGAGGCGGAGGTGGGCGCCACGGCGGCGCGCATCGCCGGTGCCGGGGGCGCGCTGGTGCCGCTGCGGGCCCCGCGTGGTGTCGACCCGCCGACCTTGCTGACCGGAGCGGACGCGGTGCCTCCGGGGCCTGCGGCGACGACCGTACGGCGCTCCTTCACACCCCTGGTCACGACGTACGGCACCGTGCCCTATGCCGACCTCGACCCGACGATGGCGGCCGGGATCGTCTACGTGGTGATGTTCGGCCTGATGTTCGGCGACGCCGGGCACGGGCTGCTGTTGGTCGCCGTCGCGCTCCTGCTCCGTGCGGGACGGCCGCGCCGAGTTGCGGCGCTGCGTCCGCTGTGGCCCTTCGTCGCCGGGGCCGGGCTGACCGCCACCCTGGCCGGGGTGGCGTACGGCGAGTTCTTCGGCCCGACCGGGGTGCTGCCGGTGCTGTGGCTGGAGCCACTGGAGGAGCCCATGCGGCTGCTGGCCGTCGCCGTCGGGCTCGGAGCCGTGCTGCTGGCCATCGCCTATGCGGCGGGGATCGTCAACCGCTGGCGGGAGGGCGGGCCGTCAGCGGCCCTGTACGCGACGACCGGGATCGCCGGGGCGGCGCTCTACCTCGGCCTCGCCATCGTCGCCGGGTGCGTCTGGCTCGGCCTGGCGCTGTACGGCGTCGTGGGGGCCGTGATCGCGGCTGTCGGCCTGGCCCTGGCCGGCGTGGGGCTTTTCGCGACCACGGCGGGCGGCCCGGGCGGCGCCGTGCAGACCGGCATCCAGCTCTTCGACGCGGTGGTCCGGATCGGCTCCAACGTCGTGTCCTTCGCGCGGCTCGCGGCCTTCGGCCTGACGCATGCGGCGCTCGGCGCGATCGTCTGGGACGGTACGACGGCTCTGGCGGGCCGGGGCCCGGTGGCCGTCGTCGCGGCGGTGCTCGTCTTCCTGCTCGGCAATGCCCTGGCCTTCTGTCTGGAGGCGCTGGTGGCGGGAGTCCAGGCACTCCGGTTGGAGTTCTACGAGCTGTTCTCCCGGCTCTTCGAGGGTGAGGGCCGCCCTTTCAGGCCCTGGCACCTGCCCGTGGAGCACGGCCCGGGTTCAGCCACTGCCGCCGGGCCGCCCACAGCGGCGGGGGCCGTCCGCCAAGGCCCGGCGAGGGAGGAGAAGTCGTGA
- a CDS encoding ATP synthase subunit C — translation MITWFLALPVIVAGFVAVRLVLRRSRRAALWWMVAADAVLLVAATVVMTLALGGGSAQAATTVAQDSGSGSAALIGAAIAVAGATIGAGIAVAYTGAAALAALSERPELFGRAMVIVGLAEGIAIYGLVVAVILIGKA, via the coding sequence GTGATCACCTGGTTCCTGGCCCTGCCCGTCATTGTCGCTGGATTCGTCGCCGTGCGCCTTGTGCTGCGGCGCTCGCGCAGGGCGGCCCTGTGGTGGATGGTCGCCGCCGACGCCGTGCTGCTGGTGGCCGCCACCGTGGTGATGACCCTGGCGCTCGGCGGCGGTTCCGCGCAGGCCGCGACCACGGTCGCACAGGACTCGGGCTCCGGATCCGCCGCCCTGATCGGCGCCGCGATCGCGGTGGCCGGGGCGACGATCGGGGCGGGTATCGCCGTCGCCTACACCGGTGCGGCGGCCCTGGCGGCCCTCAGCGAGCGGCCGGAACTCTTCGGCCGGGCGATGGTCATCGTCGGCCTGGCCGAGGGCATCGCCATCTACGGGCTGGTCGTCGCGGTCATCCTCATCGGGAAGGCATGA
- a CDS encoding V-type ATP synthase subunit E produces MTTPATDQTTDALDPVRAGLLRAAHADAEALLARTEREAVALLDQARAEARAILDEARRQGEADGADAARDLLVRARREARSRTLAARREAYDGLRREVAERAGDLRRADGHASVRERLEHRARVLLGPCAEVSEHPDGGVVARAPGRRVDLSLTALADRALDRMGAEVRSLWEP; encoded by the coding sequence ATGACGACCCCGGCCACCGACCAGACGACGGACGCGCTCGACCCGGTCCGGGCGGGGCTGCTGCGGGCCGCTCACGCCGACGCGGAAGCGCTCCTGGCCCGCACCGAGCGAGAGGCCGTCGCCTTGCTGGACCAGGCCCGCGCCGAGGCCCGGGCGATCCTCGACGAGGCCCGGCGCCAGGGCGAGGCCGACGGCGCGGACGCAGCCCGCGACCTCCTCGTCAGGGCCAGGCGCGAGGCCAGGTCCCGCACGCTCGCCGCCCGCCGGGAGGCGTACGACGGACTGCGCCGCGAGGTCGCCGAACGGGCCGGGGACCTGCGCCGGGCCGACGGCCACGCGTCCGTGCGGGAACGACTGGAGCACCGGGCCCGTGTCCTCCTCGGTCCCTGCGCCGAGGTGAGCGAGCACCCCGACGGGGGCGTGGTGGCCCGGGCGCCGGGAAGGCGGGTCGACCTCTCGCTGACCGCGCTGGCCGACCGCGCACTGGACCGCATGGGAGCGGAGGTGCGGAGCCTGTGGGAGCCGTGA
- a CDS encoding V-type ATP synthase subunit A, with amino-acid sequence MTEAAERRRRPTDRQPASRILRVTGPLVEMGYTGGIAMYDLVSLGPAGLPGEVVAISGDVVTVQAYEYTGGLAPGQTAVPQGRPLSVRLGPELLGGIFDGLLRPLSGADDWLLPGAQGAAAEERTWFFSPVVARGEHVAEGQSLGTIRGAGPVPVKVLVPSGCRGTVAEVSVAAERARDAVVAVVGDTEVTAGALWPVRRPRPVRERVDSHEALTTGQRVIDQLFPVARGSTAAVPGGFGTGKTVLLQQIAKWCDADVIVYVGCGERGNEMADVITELSELQDPRTGGRLADRTVTIANTSNMPMMAREASVHTGVTVAEYFRDMGLDVVVIADSTSRWAEALREFASRTGALPAEEGYPAGLASAIAAFYERAAAVTTLGGERGSVTVIGAVSPPGGDMTEPVTAHTERFVRCLWTLDRDLAYARHYPAVSWAGSFSRDVPVLAAGHRLDGDPEWARRRERVGAVLAEADRLADLVDLIGIAALPARERVSVLAGRLVREGVLQQSALSEQDAYCGPEKTAALADAVLAVAGRCHDLVDSGVPAAKVEEIDFGPLLRAREDSGPHDSAGVAACRDAMLSRLDEVRS; translated from the coding sequence GTGACGGAAGCCGCTGAGAGACGTCGACGACCGACCGACCGGCAGCCGGCCTCCCGGATCCTGCGCGTCACAGGACCGCTGGTGGAGATGGGGTACACGGGCGGCATCGCCATGTACGACCTGGTCTCGCTCGGTCCCGCCGGGCTGCCCGGCGAGGTTGTGGCCATCAGCGGTGACGTGGTCACCGTCCAGGCGTACGAGTACACCGGCGGCCTCGCCCCGGGGCAGACCGCGGTGCCCCAGGGCCGTCCGTTGTCGGTGCGCCTCGGGCCGGAGCTGCTCGGCGGGATCTTCGACGGCTTGCTGCGCCCCCTGTCCGGGGCCGACGACTGGCTGTTGCCCGGCGCGCAGGGGGCCGCGGCCGAGGAACGCACCTGGTTCTTCTCTCCAGTGGTGGCGCGGGGCGAGCACGTGGCCGAGGGGCAGTCGCTCGGGACGATCCGCGGCGCGGGGCCGGTGCCGGTGAAGGTGCTCGTGCCGTCCGGCTGCCGGGGAACGGTCGCGGAGGTCAGCGTCGCGGCGGAGCGTGCGCGCGACGCGGTGGTGGCCGTGGTGGGCGACACCGAGGTGACGGCCGGCGCTCTGTGGCCGGTGCGTCGGCCGCGCCCGGTGCGGGAGCGGGTCGACAGCCACGAGGCCCTCACTACCGGCCAGCGGGTGATCGACCAGCTCTTCCCCGTGGCCCGGGGCAGCACGGCGGCGGTGCCCGGTGGCTTCGGCACCGGCAAGACCGTCCTGCTGCAGCAGATCGCCAAGTGGTGCGACGCGGACGTCATCGTCTACGTCGGCTGCGGGGAGCGCGGCAACGAGATGGCCGATGTCATCACGGAGCTGTCGGAGCTCCAGGATCCGCGCACGGGCGGACGCCTCGCGGACCGCACCGTGACGATCGCCAACACCTCCAACATGCCGATGATGGCCCGTGAGGCGAGCGTCCACACGGGGGTGACGGTCGCGGAGTACTTCCGGGACATGGGCCTCGACGTGGTGGTCATCGCCGACTCGACCTCCCGGTGGGCCGAGGCGCTGCGCGAGTTCGCCTCACGTACCGGCGCGCTGCCCGCCGAGGAGGGGTACCCGGCCGGGCTGGCCTCCGCCATCGCGGCCTTCTACGAACGGGCCGCCGCCGTGACCACTCTCGGCGGCGAACGGGGCTCGGTGACCGTGATCGGCGCGGTGTCCCCGCCGGGCGGCGACATGACGGAACCGGTGACCGCGCACACCGAACGCTTCGTCCGCTGCCTGTGGACCCTCGACCGCGATCTCGCCTACGCCCGCCACTACCCGGCGGTTTCCTGGGCCGGGTCCTTCTCTCGCGACGTCCCGGTTCTGGCCGCCGGACACCGGTTGGACGGCGATCCGGAGTGGGCCCGGCGCCGCGAACGGGTGGGAGCGGTACTGGCGGAGGCCGACCGGCTGGCCGATCTGGTGGACCTGATCGGCATCGCCGCCCTGCCCGCGCGGGAGCGCGTCAGCGTGCTGGCGGGGAGGCTGGTCCGCGAGGGTGTTCTGCAGCAGAGCGCGCTGTCGGAGCAGGACGCGTACTGCGGGCCGGAGAAGACGGCCGCGCTGGCCGACGCCGTCCTCGCGGTCGCCGGCCGCTGCCACGATCTGGTGGACTCCGGCGTCCCGGCCGCCAAGGTCGAGGAGATCGACTTCGGTCCGCTGCTGCGCGCCAGGGAGGACAGCGGCCCGCACGACAGCGCCGGGGTGGCTGCGTGCCGGGACGCCATGCTCTCCAGGCTGGACGAGGTGCGGTCATGA
- a CDS encoding V-type ATP synthase subunit B yields MSLSGGIEYTTVRELRGPIVIVEGVSGVGWDEYVRVTLASGERRHGIVLDADRDLAVLQVLEGTAGMDPEGVRAAFSGSPLRVPVGTDWLGRVCNGRGAPLDGGPPVLGSHDADVGGAPINPVRREPPSEAVLTGVGAVDALTTLVRGQKLPVFSVAGLPHLELAAQIAAQSTAAGEAFSVVFAGMGLTHADASFVRAALEERSAAGELVLLLNTADDPVIERLLTPRIALTVAEHLAFTGGRHVLVVMTDMTTYAEALREVSAARGEIPARRAYPGYLYSDLASLYERCGRVRGRPGSVTVLPVLTMPAGDITHPVPDLTGYITEGQIVLSSETQARGVYPPLDALSSLSRLMRKGAGPGRTRDDHLDVAAQLLAALARARQVRDLADLVGQAALSPTDRRYLAFEEAFLRDFADQRSDEPRDLDTSLERGWRALLTLPRSQLSMLPAHLLDAHGAKDAPDTEASP; encoded by the coding sequence ATGAGTCTGTCCGGCGGGATCGAGTACACGACGGTGCGCGAGCTCAGGGGGCCGATCGTGATCGTCGAGGGCGTCTCGGGGGTCGGCTGGGACGAGTACGTACGCGTCACCCTCGCCTCCGGCGAACGGCGCCACGGCATCGTCCTGGACGCCGACCGCGACCTGGCGGTCCTGCAGGTGCTGGAGGGCACGGCGGGCATGGACCCGGAGGGTGTCCGGGCGGCCTTCTCGGGCAGTCCCCTGCGCGTCCCGGTCGGGACGGACTGGCTGGGCCGCGTCTGCAACGGCCGGGGAGCGCCCCTGGACGGTGGCCCGCCCGTTCTCGGCTCCCACGACGCCGACGTGGGCGGCGCCCCCATCAACCCGGTGCGGCGCGAGCCGCCGTCCGAGGCGGTGCTCACCGGGGTCGGGGCCGTCGACGCGCTGACCACGCTGGTACGCGGGCAGAAGCTGCCGGTGTTCTCCGTGGCCGGGCTGCCGCATCTGGAACTGGCCGCCCAGATCGCCGCCCAGTCCACCGCCGCCGGTGAGGCGTTCAGCGTCGTCTTCGCGGGAATGGGTCTCACCCACGCCGACGCCTCCTTCGTACGCGCCGCCCTGGAGGAGCGGTCCGCCGCGGGAGAGCTGGTCCTGCTGCTCAACACGGCCGACGACCCGGTGATCGAACGGCTCCTCACCCCGCGGATCGCGCTCACCGTCGCCGAGCACCTCGCCTTCACCGGGGGACGGCACGTCCTCGTCGTGATGACCGACATGACGACGTACGCCGAGGCCCTGCGCGAGGTCTCCGCCGCCCGCGGGGAGATCCCCGCCCGCCGCGCCTACCCCGGCTACCTCTACAGCGACCTGGCCTCCCTGTACGAACGCTGCGGACGTGTCAGGGGCCGTCCTGGCTCGGTCACCGTGCTGCCGGTGCTCACCATGCCCGCGGGTGACATCACCCACCCCGTGCCGGACCTGACCGGCTACATCACCGAGGGCCAGATCGTGCTCTCATCCGAGACTCAGGCGCGCGGCGTGTACCCGCCACTCGACGCCCTGTCCTCTCTCTCCCGGCTGATGCGCAAGGGCGCGGGCCCGGGCCGTACCCGCGACGACCATCTCGATGTCGCTGCCCAGTTGCTGGCCGCTCTGGCCCGGGCCCGGCAGGTTCGCGATCTCGCGGACCTGGTCGGTCAGGCGGCGCTGAGCCCCACCGACCGCAGATACCTGGCCTTCGAGGAGGCGTTCCTGCGGGACTTCGCCGACCAGCGCAGTGACGAACCGCGGGACCTCGACACGTCGCTGGAACGCGGCTGGCGGGCCCTGCTCACCCTGCCTCGCAGCCAACTCTCCATGCTCCCCGCCCACCTCCTCGACGCCCACGGCGCGAAGGACGCCCCGGACACGGAGGCATCCCCATGA
- a CDS encoding V-type ATP synthase subunit D produces MTGARRTPPGRAGRLRLRHSLDVAERGADLLEQKLRILRSEHQRLLRAQEAAASAWRDLLAEAESWLLRGLLLGGEQSLDSAAAGICPTDVTVQWTVSMGVSHPAAVAVSVPARSPTAAAPTNTALVHSEAAYGRAVRAAAEYAAAHAAAELVGAEVVSTRHRARALRRHWIPRLREALDRADLALEQTEHEDSVRRRWAAGQ; encoded by the coding sequence ATGACCGGCGCCCGCCGTACGCCGCCCGGTCGCGCGGGACGACTCCGGCTGCGGCACAGCCTCGACGTCGCGGAGCGCGGAGCCGATCTGCTGGAGCAGAAACTCCGCATCCTCCGCTCCGAGCACCAGCGGCTGCTCCGCGCGCAGGAGGCAGCCGCCAGCGCCTGGCGGGATCTGCTGGCCGAGGCCGAGAGCTGGCTGCTGCGGGGACTGCTCCTGGGCGGGGAACAGTCCCTGGATTCGGCCGCCGCGGGCATCTGCCCCACCGATGTCACGGTTCAGTGGACCGTCTCCATGGGGGTAAGCCATCCGGCGGCGGTCGCCGTGTCCGTACCTGCCCGTTCGCCGACCGCCGCCGCTCCCACCAATACGGCCCTCGTGCACTCCGAGGCGGCCTACGGCCGTGCCGTGCGTGCCGCCGCCGAGTACGCGGCCGCACACGCCGCCGCCGAGCTCGTGGGCGCGGAGGTCGTCAGCACCCGGCACCGGGCCCGTGCCCTGCGTCGCCACTGGATACCCCGCCTGCGGGAAGCGCTCGACCGGGCCGATCTGGCCCTGGAACAGACCGAGCATGAGGACAGCGTCCGGCGGCGATGGGCTGCCGGACAGTGA
- a CDS encoding universal stress protein: MSGLVVVGVDGSASSLAAVEVAAREARLRGAGLRVVHAFVWPAAHVPLEPSPLGPPEGGLRNMVDRLVTEAVERARAVAPDVDTSHVVVTAEPLTVLEAQSRAAELVVVGSRGMGGFVGLLVGSTAVHLAAHGSCPVLVVREQPHADGPIVLGVDGSAAGQKAVDFAFAEAALRDAPLVALHTWTTWNAPMPAPQDPSMPYANPPGALAEGEERLLSEALAGHQERYPGVPVEHKVVHGGTRESLIEASRSAQLMVVGARGRGGFAGLLLGSVSQALLHHAHCPVAVVRGAVERH; the protein is encoded by the coding sequence GTGAGTGGTCTCGTGGTCGTGGGCGTGGATGGTTCGGCGTCGAGTCTCGCCGCGGTGGAGGTGGCAGCACGGGAGGCCCGGTTGCGGGGGGCCGGGCTGCGGGTGGTGCATGCGTTCGTCTGGCCCGCGGCGCACGTGCCCTTGGAGCCGTCGCCGCTGGGGCCGCCGGAAGGCGGGCTGCGGAACATGGTCGATCGCCTGGTGACGGAGGCGGTCGAGCGAGCGCGCGCGGTGGCGCCGGACGTCGATACCAGTCACGTCGTGGTCACCGCCGAGCCATTGACGGTTCTGGAGGCACAGTCCCGTGCCGCCGAGCTGGTGGTGGTCGGGTCCCGGGGCATGGGCGGGTTCGTCGGACTGCTGGTGGGCTCGACGGCGGTACATCTGGCGGCCCACGGTTCGTGTCCGGTCCTGGTGGTACGCGAGCAGCCGCACGCCGACGGTCCGATCGTGCTGGGCGTCGACGGCTCGGCCGCGGGGCAGAAGGCCGTTGATTTCGCCTTCGCCGAGGCGGCCCTGCGCGATGCGCCGTTGGTGGCGCTGCACACCTGGACCACCTGGAACGCGCCGATGCCCGCACCGCAGGACCCGTCGATGCCGTACGCGAACCCGCCCGGAGCGCTGGCCGAAGGGGAGGAGCGGCTGCTGTCCGAGGCGCTCGCCGGCCATCAGGAGCGCTATCCGGGTGTGCCGGTGGAACACAAGGTGGTGCACGGCGGGACGCGCGAGTCGTTGATCGAGGCGAGTCGGTCCGCTCAACTGATGGTGGTCGGTGCCCGGGGGCGCGGTGGTTTCGCCGGGCTGCTCCTGGGGTCGGTCAGCCAGGCCCTGCTGCACCACGCGCACTGCCCGGTGGCTGTGGTGCGGGGAGCGGTAGAGCGTCACTGA